The following proteins are encoded in a genomic region of Brachypodium distachyon strain Bd21 chromosome 1, Brachypodium_distachyon_v3.0, whole genome shotgun sequence:
- the LOC104582072 gene encoding 4-coumarate--CoA ligase-like 7, which translates to MGFFFTLNGIAMGQTTVVMTESAVRAGLRGVLDVAERSGITEIMAAAPVVVGMTREMRQHWRLLPALEHAICGGAQLPDSAAKQFRRRFLHLDLCMVSTSSTVSSL; encoded by the coding sequence ATGGGGTTCTTCTTCACGCTCAACGGGATCGCGATGGGACAGACGACGGTGGTGATGACGGAGTCCGCGGTGCGGGCCGGGCTGAGGGGCGTGCTGGACGTGGCGGAGCGGTCGGGGATCACGGAgatcatggcggcggcgcccgtggTCGTGGGTATGACGAGGGAGATGAGGCAGCACTGGAGGCTGCTGCCGGCGCTGGAGCACGCGATCTGCGGCGGCGCACAGCTGCCAGACTCCGCGGCGAAGCAGTTCCGGCGTCGCTTCCTGCACTTGGATCTGTGCATGGtgagtactagtagtactgtTTCCAGTCTCTAG
- the LOC100834449 gene encoding probable cysteine protease RD19D, with amino-acid sequence MTARLLLLLALVYATPPRAAAGASGDDVIRQVTDNGAPAARRPPSPGLLPEAKFAAFVRRHGKEYSGGAEEYARRLRVFAANLARAAAHQALDPGARHGVTPFSDLTPEEFQARLTGLQQQGTNNNMPAAARATAEELATLPASFDWRAKGAVTEVKMQGMCGSCWAFSTTGAVEGAHFVATGKLLNLSEQQLVDCDHTCDAVAKNECDSGCSGGLMTNAYTYLIRAGGLMEQAAYPYTGAQGTCRFDANKVAVRVTSFTAVPPDDEDQIRASLVRAGPLAVGLNAAFMQTYLGGVSCPLLCPRKLINHGVLLVGYGARGLAPLRLGYRPYWIIKNSWGKEWGEGGYYRLCRGARNRNVCGVDSMVSAVAVAL; translated from the exons ATGACCGCccgactcctcctccttctaGCGCTCGTCTACGCGACGCCACCCCGCGCCGCAGCCGGCGCGTCCGGGGACGACGTCATCCGGCAGGTGACTGACAACGGCGCTCCTGCAGCACGACGTCCTCCGTCTCCAGGGCTGCTCCCGGAGGCGAAGTTCGCGGCGTTCGTGCGGCGACACGGCAAGGAGTACTCGGGCGGGGCGGAGGAGTACGCACGCCGGCTGCGCGTGTTCGCGGCCAACCTGGCCCGCGCCGCGGCCCACCAGGCGCTCGACCCCGGCGCGCGCCACGGCGTCACCCCCTTCTCCGACCTCACCCCGGAGGAGTTCCAGGCGCGCCTCACcggcctgcagcagcaggggacGAATAACAacatgccggccgcggcgcgcgccaCGGCCGAGGAGCTGGCCACGCTCCCCGCCAGCTTCGACTGGCGCGCCAAGGGCGCCGTCACCGAGGTCAAGATGCAGGGCATGTGCGGCTCTTGCTGGGCCTTCAGCACCACCGGCGCCGTGGAGGGCGCCCACTTCGTCGCCACCGGGAAGCTCCTCAACCTCAGCGAGCAGCAGCTCGTCGACTGCGACCACACG TGCGACGCGGTGGCGAAGAACGAGTGCGACAGCGGCTGTTCGGGCGGGCTAATGACGAACGCCTACACCTACCTGATCCGGGCCGGCGGGCTAATGGAGCAAGCCGCGTACCCATACACGGGCGCCCAGGGGACATGCCGTTTCGACGCGAACAAGGTGGCCGTCCGGGTGACGAGCTTCACGGCCGTGCCGCCGGACGACGAGGACCAGATCCGGGCTTCGCTGGTCCGGGCCGGGCCGCTGGCCGTGGGCCTGAACGCGGCCTTCATGCAGACGTACCTGGGCGGGGTGTCGTGCCCGCTCCTCTGCCCGCGCAAGCTCATCAACCACGGCGTGCTCCTCGTCGGCTACGGCGCCCGCGGGCTCGCGCCGCTCAGGCTCGGCTACCGGCCGTACTGGATCATCAAGAACTCGTGGGGGAAGGAGTGGGGCGAAGGAGGGTACTACAGGCTCTGCCGCGGCGCCCGCAACCGCAATGTGTGTGGGGTCGATAGCATGgtctccgccgtcgccgtcgcgctGTGA